One segment of Microscilla marina ATCC 23134 DNA contains the following:
- a CDS encoding rhodanese-like domain-containing protein has protein sequence MNKLFYICIMVVMLAACGSKKNNEAANNTEANNNKTTTNDQVNTGQSQTTVVAFTNIKPETFKQLMGSKVGIVLDVRTKAEVDKGKLPKATNIDFYKPDFDDQVAKLDKNKPVYVYCAVGGRSGKAMQKMKAAGFKEVYNLEGGFGAWQQLGYTIEK, from the coding sequence ATGAACAAACTATTTTATATATGTATAATGGTGGTGATGCTGGCTGCTTGCGGCAGCAAAAAAAACAATGAAGCCGCCAATAATACCGAAGCCAACAACAACAAAACTACCACCAATGATCAGGTAAATACTGGGCAGTCTCAAACTACAGTGGTTGCCTTTACCAACATCAAGCCCGAAACATTCAAGCAGTTGATGGGTTCCAAGGTAGGCATTGTGTTGGATGTACGCACCAAGGCAGAGGTAGATAAAGGCAAGCTGCCCAAAGCAACTAATATTGATTTTTACAAGCCTGATTTTGACGACCAGGTAGCCAAACTCGACAAAAACAAGCCTGTGTATGTGTATTGTGCCGTAGGCGGACGCAGTGGAAAGGCCATGCAAAAAATGAAGGCAGCGGGTTTTAAAGAAGTATATAACCTGGAGGGAGGTTTTGGTGCCTGGCAACAATTGGGCTATACGATTGAAAAATAA